The sequence TTCTAAAAAGACTGGGAACCTTGATAATAACAGGTAAAAAAGGGGTTGGGATTATAGAAAATGAAAATATGAATGGAAAAAAACGATACAATACCTATACTTTTTGGCAAATACCGGAGGGTATACCATGACCGGTCATATATCAGTTCTCTATGTAGACGACGAACCAGATCTTTTGACACTTGGAAAAATTTTTCTTGAGCGAACTGGTAATTTTATAGTTACCACCGTTCCGGGTGCACAAAAAGCCCTTGATCTGATTACACATCAGGATTTTGATGCCATAGTATCTGATTACCAGATGCCTGAAATGGATGGTATCGAATTTTTAAAGCATCTGAAATCTACAGGAAATCCAACCCCATTTATTCTTTTTACCGGTAAAGGCAGAGAAGAGGTGGTCATAGAAGCTCTCAATAATGGAGCGGATTTTTACCTTCAAAAAGGAGGTGATCCAAAAGCACAGTTTGTAGAACTTGTCAATAAAATCCTCCATGCTACATCACGTCGTCGAGCTGAAATCCAGGTTTTAGAATTAAAGCAACGTGAGTCAGATATCATTAATTTCCTGCCTGATGCAACGTTTGCAATAAATACAAACCATGAGGTCATTGCCTGGAATCGTGCCATGGAACAACTTTCAGGCATTTTTGCAACAGAGATTATCGGGAAAGGAGACTATGCTTATTCAATTCCATTTTATCAGAAAAAGCGCCCGATGCTAATTGATTTGGTTCTGGATTGTAATCCAGAAATCATTGAAAAATACCCTGGTGTCAAGCGAGAGGATCAAAATCTGATGACTGAAATAAATCGTCCATGGATCCACGAGGGAAAAGAGATCTTTTTCTGGATTACAGCATGTCCTCTTTATAATACACAAGGAACAATAATCGGAGCAATTGAATCACTTCGAGATATTACTTCACTCAAAAAAGCCAGAGAATTATTAGAGGAAAGCGAATCACGATACCGTCTTACTCTTGATGCATCAAATGAAGGGATATGGGATTGGAATCTCAAAACAGGTTCAGCGTTTTTTAGTCCTCATTGGTATACCATGTTAGGGTATGAACCAGACGAATTCCCCGCATCATATGAAGCACTTCAGTCATTACTCCATCCTGAAGACCTTGATCGTGCAAAAACATCCATTGAAGATCATTTGAACCGAAAAAATGATGGTTATTCTATAGAATTTCGTCTGAAAACAAAATCGGGAGATTGGAAGTGGATATTAGCAAGAGGAAGGATTATCGAATGGGATGACTCAAACCTTCCTGTCCGAATGGTTGGAACTCATACAGATATCACCAGTTTAAAACATACAGAAGAGAAATTAAGGCTCGATGAGTCCAGGCTTGAAACATTACTGACATTAACCCTGATGACACAAAAGCCGGTTCGTGATATTACTGATTTTGCACTTGAAGAAGCAGTCCGACTGACAGAAAGTGCAATTGGGTATGTTGCTTTTTTAAATGAGGATGAAACGATCCTTACGATGCATGCCTGGTCACATGTAGCAATGGAAGAATGTCAGGTTCAATATCGAACCATTGAGTACACGGTTGCAGATACTGGATTGTGGGGAGAACCAGTCAGACAACGCAGACCAGTAATTACCAATGATTATTCAACTCCGGATCCATTAAAAAAAGGTACACCAGCCGGTCATGTATCAATAATACGACATCTTGGAGTTCCAATTTTTGATAAAAACCGGATCGTGATGCTGGTTGGTGTTGCGAATAAACCTGGTGATTATGGTGCAGAAGACATACGACAGCTTACGCTTCTCATGGCCGGAGTATGGAATATTGTTCAGAGAAAAAATGCAGATGAAGCCGTTCTCCGGAGTAATGAAGAACTTTCCGCTGCATATGAAGAGCTTTCAGCAACAGAAGAAGAACTCCGGACCCAATATAATATTACCACACAATCAATAGAGCACATCCGTCATAGCGAAAACCAGCTCCGCATTCTTGTTGAAAACCTGCTTGACCCGGTTATCATAATCGGATTTGATAGCCGAATATTATATGGGAATCCTGCAGCATTTACCTTTTTCGAATTAGATCGAACAAATAAGGGACCATTTCATATACAATCATTTCTTTCCGCAGAATCATGGAATAAAGCCTCTGCAGATCTTATCGAAATTCAAAAAACAGGCGGTCCGGTTGTTGATGAGTATGACATTCTCACATCCAATGGAAAGGTTAGAACTATCGAAGCAGCTGGACATCTCATTTACTGGGATGGACAGGATGCAGATCTCGTATCCA comes from Methanospirillum hungatei and encodes:
- a CDS encoding PAS domain S-box protein, which encodes MTGHISVLYVDDEPDLLTLGKIFLERTGNFIVTTVPGAQKALDLITHQDFDAIVSDYQMPEMDGIEFLKHLKSTGNPTPFILFTGKGREEVVIEALNNGADFYLQKGGDPKAQFVELVNKILHATSRRRAEIQVLELKQRESDIINFLPDATFAINTNHEVIAWNRAMEQLSGIFATEIIGKGDYAYSIPFYQKKRPMLIDLVLDCNPEIIEKYPGVKREDQNLMTEINRPWIHEGKEIFFWITACPLYNTQGTIIGAIESLRDITSLKKARELLEESESRYRLTLDASNEGIWDWNLKTGSAFFSPHWYTMLGYEPDEFPASYEALQSLLHPEDLDRAKTSIEDHLNRKNDGYSIEFRLKTKSGDWKWILARGRIIEWDDSNLPVRMVGTHTDITSLKHTEEKLRLDESRLETLLTLTLMTQKPVRDITDFALEEAVRLTESAIGYVAFLNEDETILTMHAWSHVAMEECQVQYRTIEYTVADTGLWGEPVRQRRPVITNDYSTPDPLKKGTPAGHVSIIRHLGVPIFDKNRIVMLVGVANKPGDYGAEDIRQLTLLMAGVWNIVQRKNADEAVLRSNEELSAAYEELSATEEELRTQYNITTQSIEHIRHSENQLRILVENLLDPVIIIGFDSRILYGNPAAFTFFELDRTNKGPFHIQSFLSAESWNKASADLIEIQKTGGPVVDEYDILTSNGKVRTIEAAGHLIYWDGQDADLVSIRDITDRKGDKDALVRANRKLTILSSITRHDILNQVTGLLGYLELLYDTVPEDPQHMYIQKCLDFTNTIESQIGFTKLVDEIRSNSLSWQYTERMVTHVLHGFAIGEITCQVNLNGLYLYADPILEKVIFTLIENSIRHGGQVSHIHFSFQIVHDTCIFLYEDDGSGIPVDEKEKIFQQGYGKHTGLGLFLVREILAINNMEIIETGTPGKGARFEIHIPSGKWRIN